In Anopheles bellator chromosome 2, idAnoBellAS_SP24_06.2, whole genome shotgun sequence, the genomic stretch GATTGGTGCTGTTGCGATGGCTCACAGCAGTCAGAGGACTATCACAGCCAATGGGGCGACGGCCGAGAGTGAATCGAAGACCGCCTGTACCACCACCCACGAGCCCGGGTCCGTAGAATCCACTGCCGGAACCCGCACTGCCCACACAGCCTCCACCGAGCGAGGACAGCGACGATCTCGATCCGGACCCGAGcagtccgccgccgccgtacgaAAGAACTCCCCCTACGTCGGTGGCTCCCGGCGGCCCCACACAGGCGCCACCACCCTCGGTGAGTATCAGTGGAGTCGTCGAGCGTTGTAAAATATGGCCACGGTGTGGTTTTAAAGCTTCTAAAGGGGGAGACGTACGGAAGTTGACTGGCGCCGACAGAAGCGCCTCCTCCGGGTGGTGCAGGTGCTCCTGATGCAGGTGCTGTTGCTTTGCTGACTGGCGCatcgaatgatgatgatggtgatgatgatgagccgGAAGAGAGTGCTGCTGCGGATGTGTCGGCAGCGttgcttgctgttgctgctctaAAAGGTAGCGAACCTGGAAGCAAACAGCCATTAGAATTATGATTCCCAACCACGCAAGATCAAGACGCACCTCATCGTCCGAGTTTTGGGCCAGAGATCGTTTGCGTTTCTCCAACAGACTGCTGTTGAAGCGCTTGTCACCAGCGGATGCGTTAGAAGCGGCACCGCTGAGTGTTTGAGTGTGAGGCGGATTGGAGGCCAAGCACAGCTCGTTGGCATACTCGTCCAGCGACTCGGCTCCATCTTCGGCGAACACGTCCTCCAAACTCACATCGCTCgcaccggccacaccggcaAGTGACACAAACTGACCGCGCCCGCCCGTGTCCATcggaccaccggcggcactACCGATGATTGTCGttggcgtcatcgtcgtcatcgtcgttggaCCACCCACCACTGGCGACACGTAATCcttgtcgtcctcgtcctcctcctcaGCGATCTCTTCGGTGGCATCGTCATCTTCGTCCTCCTCATCGCCGCCACCTGGCAGCTGATCGCCGGCACTTGCTCCACTCACTTGCGCGATGTTACAGCTTCCGACGTCACCTGCGGCACCGTTGATCACTTCCAGCTCTTCCTCGGAGCTGTTCTGATCGTACAGCAGCAGGTGAATCGACGAGGGCCCCAAGAATGCGGGCGATTCGGAGGAGCATGCCGTATCGGTCGGAGAGGCCGTATCCTGGCGGGAGCTTAAACCTGCAAACACAAAGCAAACCGGAACACGCATTAGAAGCAGAACGCACAACACGCAAACAGCGAGGAAATATTTTGGAACCGATCGTAATTTACATGACAATACTTCGTCCCACATGCTGATGCTACTCGGCTGGTACTGGCAATAAACTGGTTTTGTGCGATCGTCCGCCCCCCTGCCCCGCTCACGAACACCGCGATGATCACCACACACGACCCGCGTGATGATGGTCCCTccgggagagcgagaaaaccCACTTTTGTGGTCTAATACTTTTCTTTGTTCACGCGCGCACGCATCAGGTGAGATCAGGGTGCAGCGCCTACTCTAATCGAGTGCCTGTCAGTCAGCCAGCGACTGAACCACACACTGCCCGAGAGAGATGCGTTAACGGCTCGCCGCGTAGACCATTTGTCGCCTTCAGAACCTTCTGCTGCACTGCTTTTATAGATCGCGAACACACATCTCGCCGGCCCCCACgggccacaccaacaccagcgggCCGGAGCGGCAAATGGACCACTACACGCGCAAACCGCGGCGCATTGCATACCCGGCTTAGGCTGTGTACGTGTTGGGGTAAGAGATAACTCGAGCAAACCGCAAACTCGGCCGAACAGCTGACAAAAGTTTGCGAACCGGCGCGGCGATACACGCGTAGCAGGCTGGGACTCGGGTTGTGTTGGACAAAGAGCGAGCTCCCCCCCTTGGGCCATCCACCATCACACAGCATCGCCGTCGGTCGATTTTTAATCAGTTCGCGCATCTACTGCAGAGCgcggacacaaacacatgccCCCGCGACCGATCGGTGATTGGAGATTTCAGAGGCTACGGTCAGCCAACTTCCTGCTCACCACCGCACTACTACTTATCGGTCGTGTCGCCTCATCCCTCCGCGCTCGATCCTGTCGCCTGGCGTAAACAACATGTTTGAAATCCCGATAACGATACGACGGAGCAGATGATAAGAAGTCGCGCGATGATACGCACACGCACAGCAGGGCAGACGTTAGTCACGCTCCGAGACAGCGGCGAGGGCCGCAAAAACGTGCCAACAGGATATAATTGAAAAAGTAAATCACGATGCCAATTTGCGCTCCGCATTAACGAATCACCGAGAAcgggagacagagagagagagagagtacatCGACATCGAGTGTCGAGTACGCAACGGCCCAGCAAGCCTTGCATTTGTTCGAAGAAGGCAATGACAGTTGGAAGGAGCCTGCTTGCTATCAGGATATTCGGCGAAAAAGTAATGGCATGCGAAATGCAACATAGTAACCCTCGACGACGAGAGTGCCCACCGTTGGCCCCAAACACAGTTTGCCATTCCAATTAGTAGTAGCCAGAAGCAGTTGAGAGTCCTGCACGCAAAAATCAGTGCCAGCATTTTACAAATAAACACCGTTTTTGCTCCGGAGCTAGCCCATCGCGTGCAGAGGAAGACACGCTTCACGGGAGGGCACTTGCGGCACTACCGGAACCTGAAGGAAGAACcggaaagcaacaaaacaacggaGGAATCAGACCAACTGCAGAACGGCCACAGTAATGGGCCGCGACGATTGGCCCCACCGACGAGGGGTACACATTGTTGCAACAATCAGCCACGGGCTCCAACACCGTTCGACGAAGGATCAGCCCAGAAGGCGCACATTGTCACTCTTTCGATGGGCGTTCGTGTTCCCATAGACGGGGCTCCATCACTCGCGTGACATTAAACGGCTTTTCCGGGGCCGACTCCGGCagaaccagccagccatcctGTGATTGACGCGCCGGCAGGCAGCAGCCGGAAGAGTGAGGAAATTGGAACGATTCGCAACCAACAGTAGCAGTATCACCGAAACCGGGACGATTCTGACGATTCCCGATTCGGCGTtttggggggaggggggttggcCCAACAGAAGATAATAAATGCACTATAATGCAGGGCGTGCGTTCACCCATTGATGGTGTgtggcaacaatgttgcaaccGATTTCGTCTGTATGTCGCACGCTTCGTTGGTTCGCGCGATGCGTGACGTTTGCGCACACGCAGAGAGACATTTGGCAGTAACATTTGTAAGTAATGGACGTGGTTTTTGGCTTTCGTGGGTACTGGCAAGTGACATCTAACTGGCACTTGGTTGCCGGCAAACGAGCCCCCAATGAGCCCGGGACGCCAGACCAGACAGAGGCGTGCGTTATTTGCATGCTCATAGGGCCTCTTCTCTGTACGCAGTAATAGCGCAGTTAACAGCTGTGACCAACGACAATCAGGGCACCCGAGCACCAACCCAACCTGTCTGCGTACGAGCAGCACTCCAGTGCCATTTACTGTCGTTACTGGCGCACGTAATTTATCCACAAATCCGGCATCTGTTGGCCAATTAGAACCCCCGACATAGCGACGgccagcgaagcgaaccgagcCTGTTTCTGATGCGCAAAGAGTCCAGGGAGAACGGGGGAGCAAACCGCGGACTAATTGAAGTCGCACTGTGATTGTCGTTTATCTAAAACGGTCGGGATGAGATGGGCACCAATGGGGAACTCGCCATCGGTGTGGGCTCGTCTTACTGCACTGCGGTGAGCGCTAAAAAAATGAGGCCAGCCTATCTGCGGTCACGCGAGAGTGTGTCACTTTCCCTTCCGGATGATGCATTtgcggccgcagccgcggACACATGTGCACCGGGGGGCGGCAGGCCCGGCAGCTTCGCACACTTCTAAGCGCTCTAACCTTGAACGAGTGCAATGCTCCGAACCACTCCGAGGGAAAGCTAACTTTGTTGCAGCGGCCAATGCAACGGGCGCGCGGCCCAACACACAACGCGAGCTGCACTTTCTGCATGTGTTGGCGCTGTAACATTGATTAGTTTACTTAGCCAACCGGCGGGGAGAGCACGATACACACCCCACCGGCGATGACCTGGCGTCGTCGGCGACCATATTGCCCCGCGCGGGCCGGTCAACGATGCATCGATTAAAAATAGTCTCCACTAATGGCCGCAGGGGGTGTCTAGGAGCACGGTTTGTTAGACAACAAACACAGACAAGCACGGAGGGAGTTGACATTCCCGAGGGGTCTGGGCAAATCTCACGTGTACGGCCACACTTGGGCCGTCTTCGTTGACGCCTCGAAATCGAACGTCAAGTGAATCGGCCGCCCTCTGACGACCCCCGCCATCATCGCTATCATCATTTCGCCGGCTCTCGGCTATTgcatcatcgtcagcagcagtATGCAGCGGCGATTGATTTGATTACATTTAACGCTAGTTGCTCCACCACCTACAGGATCCCGACGAGGGGTTCGCGGTTGGCCTCGGTACAGCCTGTTTCATAATGCAGCCACAAGCTTCGCACAGCAGCTGGCGCACCAATCATTTCGGCATTGCCGGTAGCGAAGAACCACTTCCTCTGCGACGTGCCCGAGTTCTCCATTCGATGAGATCATCTACGGGCGTCGTCGTAATAAAGCCGGCAACGCCCGCAGCCGCCGGCTTCGGGGTTCGGTTTTCCGCCCATAAAGTGCACTTAATGGCCACAAATGATCGACGGCGATGAAAGTCAATTGTGGGGTAATTTTCCAAACTGTTGGGTTAAGGAATCACTCGAACAACTAAAAATAGTGCTGGTTGCCGCTGGCGGATGGTCGCGTGGTGGCTTGCAGTTTTAGACTCAGTTTTACGATCCCGGCAGATTGTGGACAATGTAATGGGAGTGGGGGGAGGATGGAGCCATAAAGCTGGTCGGTAAAAGCGTCTTTAAAAGCGCAATGTTACTGTTACGGCAGACGGGCACGCTGCCCGGCTTAGTGTGTAGAGGTTCTATTCTGGACCATCGATCACAATTCGCGAAGAAAGCCACTCGTCGAACACACGGGCACGCCCCCATGAGCCCCACCTGTTGTGGTCCCTTGGCGCTTGGAACTGGAACTTCTACAACCCACCCTGCGCTCTTTGTGTAACAATCCGCGTGCCCCGCGCGTAGAGCAACAAAGGGTACAATAAGAAGGCCGCACCGATACTGCGCGGTTTTATCTGAATATTCAGTTTCTATCGGTGAATAATGCTGCCTCCTAGAGAGCTCCGATGGTTTGGCTTGCAAATACGCGCCGGAGCCACGAGACAATGTACACACATAACGGCCACACGCATCATGCATTTTCAAAAGGATCACCACCATTCGCCGGGTTCTTCGATGCCTAATTTCGTCACCACGCATCgtcaccaccaaccgaccgaccgaggacgACCAAAGAAACGTcttttggtgttgttgttgaataatttgcacaccaaaaccggtggtggcgctctTTCGTCCGTCACGGTGTTCCTAGACTtcaagggaaaaaaaaacgcgtaggagcataaaaaacgccAATGCCACCGACAACAAAATAGCAATCTTATTCAAATGTCAAAGTATTTATGTCGTGCTTCGTTGCGTTCAATACGTGACTAGATCTCGTTCCCTTTCTGCCTTCCTTCTTGCTTGATTTGGGgagccagcaaaaaaaaaccctgcgACCCTGCGCTCGAAGGATACGGGCGGACCACAGAAAATAACAAGGCAAGCTGTGCTTCTTGTGATGTGATGTGCGCTTTTCGCCACCATACTTATTTGTGCTTTCTGCCCAGCTGAGCATCGGTGAAGGCAGTGGGCCGGAAAAAAGTGATATAGGCAGGCAGACAGTAAAAGTGTCTCCGGCCCCCGGACCGATTCCAGGGaggtgacggcggcggcgcccgtGAATATCACGCTCGACGGAGTGCATTAAGGAGAGAGTTTCATTCCAAATTTATCcaccaaacgaaaaacaggTCCACCACCCAGCCTTCTTCAATCAACGCCTTCACGGAATGACAGCCGATGTCAAGGAGTCTACCGGAATCTCAACCTGAAAATAGAATTTTGATGGGGGAAGTTGGTGGAAAACGTGCCCAGTTACTTTCTCCCTCGGACCTCGCGGACAATTCGGTGTAGCATCGGACATTTCTTCCTGCTGCACCGCACAGATGAAGCCTGAAACAAACACTAATCGCAATCGCTACAGAACTATCGCGCACCCGGCCAAGCGCAACAGACACGTCGAGGGACGTCGTCGGCTGCATGCAAATATTCCGCGGGACCCGCGCCCGCCGATTCCTCGTGTCGGATCGATGTATGTAAATTTTTGCGCGAGATACGACTTTTTCTTCCACCCTGGAGGGGGGCCGTATACTACTCACTTGAGCGCCCTGTGTCCCTCCGTACCAGGAGCGATCTACAGTCTCACCCTCCGGTAGAGGTTTACGGACTCGTTCAAGGTTAGGTTTTCGCGAAACTATTCCTACCCGACTGGGGCAGTTGGGTGGAAGGCCCCGGCTCCACCACCAACTAGTGGCGCTTGAACAGGGCGCGAGCGTTAAGTATACTTGACGTAAGTAAACACCGCCACACTCGCTGCTTCCCGGCCGGATCCCCGTGCGATAAAGCGACGTCAATGTGTACGATCAGACTCTATCTTGATTCCAGGCAATTACTTCCACAGGCGATGCTGCTCGAAGAGTGTGTTTCCCGGGGGTGTGTTCCGGAGATCGCGAGACTTCTAGAAGCGTGAGTACGGCAGCGTTCGGAAG encodes the following:
- the LOC131208815 gene encoding uncharacterized protein LOC131208815 isoform X1, translated to MLKYLTHKLRTQSINDENHGDEKIDGHDSGTESDGDLEQDDLIPEEHEMELSLSSRQDTASPTDTACSSESPAFLGPSSIHLLLYDQNSSEEELEVINGAAGDVGSCNIAQVSGASAGDQLPGGGDEEDEDDDATEEIAEEEDEDDKDYVSPVVGGPTTMTTMTPTTIIGSAAGGPMDTGGRGQFVSLAGVAGASDVSLEDVFAEDGAESLDEYANELCLASNPPHTQTLSGAASNASAGDKRFNSSLLEKRKRSLAQNSDDEVRYLLEQQQQATLPTHPQQHSLPAHHHHHHHHSMRQSAKQQHLHQEHLHHPEEALLSAPVNFRTSPPLEALKPHRGHILQRSTTPLILTEGGGACVGPPGATDVGGVLSYGGGGLLGSGSRSSLSSLGGGCVGSAGSGSGFYGPGLVGGGTGGLRFTLGRRPIGCDSPLTAVSHRNSTNQYGGGSNSLGSGLSTTTRTTTRASSSSSSSSSLSSTSSLAISGGGRGGGSPGSVDPCPLAAVAVEQQQQRSSGGSASVVTNMDVSRSVSPPAKMFHCAVSPRRRQPRHQQQRLQRPHRPCLDFDKMQQLKARSVTTWRHSNEHSGELSVFCW
- the LOC131208815 gene encoding AT-rich interactive domain-containing protein 1B isoform X2, with protein sequence MWDEVLSCLSSRQDTASPTDTACSSESPAFLGPSSIHLLLYDQNSSEEELEVINGAAGDVGSCNIAQVSGASAGDQLPGGGDEEDEDDDATEEIAEEEDEDDKDYVSPVVGGPTTMTTMTPTTIIGSAAGGPMDTGGRGQFVSLAGVAGASDVSLEDVFAEDGAESLDEYANELCLASNPPHTQTLSGAASNASAGDKRFNSSLLEKRKRSLAQNSDDEVRYLLEQQQQATLPTHPQQHSLPAHHHHHHHHSMRQSAKQQHLHQEHLHHPEEALLSAPVNFRTSPPLEALKPHRGHILQRSTTPLILTEGGGACVGPPGATDVGGVLSYGGGGLLGSGSRSSLSSLGGGCVGSAGSGSGFYGPGLVGGGTGGLRFTLGRRPIGCDSPLTAVSHRNSTNQYGGGSNSLGSGLSTTTRTTTRASSSSSSSSSLSSTSSLAISGGGRGGGSPGSVDPCPLAAVAVEQQQQRSSGGSASVVTNMDVSRSVSPPAKMFHCAVSPRRRQPRHQQQRLQRPHRPCLDFDKMQQLKARSVTTWRHSNEHSGELSVFCW